The [Chlorobium] sp. 445 genome has a window encoding:
- a CDS encoding HNH endonuclease, whose product MNRLNQKVLVLNQSYEPMSVCDVKKAIILIFGGKAELVAAYPNQFVRSVSLHFPMPSVVRLMVFIAVPYKKIMLTRRNILRRDGNRCQYCGRTDLPLTIDHIIPKSQGGSDTWENLTTACTKCNNKKANRTPEQAGMQLLRRPIRPNHIMFMQRFMGTVSDTWKPYLFMT is encoded by the coding sequence ATGAATCGACTCAATCAAAAAGTTCTGGTCTTAAATCAGAGTTATGAGCCGATGAGTGTTTGCGACGTCAAGAAAGCCATTATTCTCATCTTCGGCGGTAAAGCGGAATTGGTGGCAGCTTATCCCAATCAGTTTGTGCGCTCTGTCTCGCTGCACTTTCCCATGCCAAGCGTTGTGAGATTGATGGTCTTTATTGCCGTACCATACAAGAAAATTATGCTCACTCGGCGCAATATCTTGCGGCGCGATGGCAACCGCTGCCAGTACTGCGGACGCACCGATTTACCTCTGACGATAGACCACATCATTCCAAAGTCGCAAGGCGGGAGCGACACGTGGGAAAACTTGACGACGGCGTGCACCAAGTGCAATAACAAGAAAGCCAATCGCACCCCCGAACAAGCGGGCATGCAACTTCTAAGGCGACCCATTCGTCCGAACCACATTATGTTCATGCAACGCTTTATGGGCACTGTCTCCGACACTTGGAAGCCGTATCTGTTTATGACCTGA
- a CDS encoding homogentisate 1,2-dioxygenase codes for MFYHRLGQIPSKRHIQFRRPDGALYAEELISTKGFSGIYSNVYHLAPPTKVHQIGEAKVHALTKWGEKELRHHHLRTKSVEPSGDALTARIPILFNSDVAIWVARPKEEMAYFYRNGAADEVVFIHEGEGTLATQLGNIHYKQGDYLVIPRGLTHQFRFTVPQRWLIIEVYSPVQTPKRYRNEFGQLLEHSPYCERDLRPPTELETRDEKGSFEIRVKKGDVYAHYCYNQHPFDVVGWDGYYYPFAFSIYDFEPITGRIHQPPPVHQVFEANNLVICNFVPRLFDYHPQAIPAPYNHSNIDSDEVLYYVDGNFMSRRGIDIASLTIHPGGIPHGPHPGTVEKSIGAKETHEYAVMIDTFKPLYFTEQAKEFDDPSYPMSWSV; via the coding sequence TCAGCACCAAAGGCTTTTCAGGGATTTATTCAAATGTTTATCATCTTGCGCCCCCAACAAAGGTGCATCAAATTGGAGAAGCAAAAGTCCATGCACTCACAAAATGGGGCGAAAAGGAATTGCGCCATCATCATTTGCGCACAAAATCTGTTGAACCCTCAGGCGATGCACTTACGGCACGCATACCCATTCTTTTCAACAGCGATGTAGCGATTTGGGTAGCTCGACCGAAAGAAGAAATGGCATACTTTTACCGCAATGGTGCCGCAGATGAAGTCGTCTTTATTCACGAAGGTGAGGGGACGCTGGCAACACAGCTGGGCAACATCCACTACAAGCAAGGTGATTACCTTGTTATTCCGCGCGGCTTGACACATCAATTTCGATTTACAGTGCCGCAGCGCTGGTTAATCATTGAAGTCTATTCGCCGGTGCAAACTCCTAAGCGCTATCGCAATGAATTTGGACAACTCTTAGAGCATTCGCCATATTGCGAGCGTGACCTGCGTCCACCAACAGAACTTGAGACGCGAGATGAAAAAGGCAGTTTTGAAATTCGTGTCAAGAAAGGTGATGTCTATGCGCACTATTGTTACAACCAACATCCATTTGATGTGGTGGGGTGGGATGGGTATTACTACCCATTTGCATTCAGCATCTATGACTTCGAGCCTATCACAGGACGCATTCACCAGCCACCGCCCGTGCATCAAGTCTTTGAGGCAAATAATCTGGTCATATGCAATTTTGTACCACGTCTGTTTGACTATCATCCGCAAGCCATTCCAGCGCCGTATAACCACAGCAATATCGACTCTGATGAGGTGCTGTATTATGTTGATGGCAATTTTATGAGTCGACGCGGAATTGATATTGCCTCACTCACGATTCATCCTGGCGGAATTCCGCACGGACCGCATCCGGGCACAGTCGAGAAAAGCATTGGGGCAAAAGAAACACACGAATACGCAGTAATGATCGATACTTTCAAGCCTCTGTATTTCACCGAGCAAGCAAAAGAGTTTGACGACCCAAGCTATCCGATGAGTTGGAGTGTGTAA